A single window of Longimicrobium sp. DNA harbors:
- a CDS encoding methionyl-tRNA formyltransferase: MRTVLVGAVESTRVALQAMAESGHAPAALLTLPPDRSRRHSDYVHLRPLAQSLGVAVIDAPDVNTPEALAAMSEVAPRHVLVIGWSQICRDDFLAVPAGGAIGYHPAPLPENRGRGVIPWTILQGVRETGGTLFWLDPGMDSGDIAAQERFEVDEDETAATLYAKHMEALRRMLAGLMPRLADGTAPRLPQDHSRATFCARRTAADGWIDWTQPADQVWALVRASGDPYPGAFTVQGGETLVVWEADRVRDDRYWGLPGQVQAMDERGVLVQCGDRGHVRLRVVQRGDGERVDARKVLRMHEKLGMDGAALFAALPGERRA; the protein is encoded by the coding sequence ATGCGCACGGTTCTGGTCGGGGCGGTTGAAAGCACGCGGGTGGCGCTGCAGGCCATGGCGGAGTCCGGGCACGCGCCCGCGGCGCTGCTGACCCTGCCCCCCGACCGCTCGCGCCGCCACTCGGACTACGTGCACCTGCGGCCCCTGGCCCAGTCGCTGGGCGTAGCGGTGATCGACGCGCCGGACGTGAACACCCCCGAGGCGCTCGCGGCGATGAGCGAGGTGGCGCCCCGGCACGTGCTGGTGATCGGGTGGTCGCAGATCTGCCGCGACGACTTCCTGGCGGTGCCCGCGGGAGGGGCCATCGGCTACCACCCCGCGCCGCTGCCGGAGAACCGCGGGCGCGGGGTGATCCCGTGGACCATCCTGCAGGGCGTGCGCGAGACGGGCGGCACCCTGTTCTGGCTGGACCCGGGGATGGACTCGGGCGACATCGCGGCGCAGGAGCGGTTTGAGGTGGACGAAGACGAGACGGCGGCCACGCTGTACGCCAAGCACATGGAGGCGCTGCGGCGGATGCTGGCCGGGCTGATGCCGCGGCTGGCGGACGGAACGGCGCCGCGGCTGCCGCAGGACCACTCGCGCGCCACCTTCTGTGCCCGGCGCACCGCCGCGGACGGGTGGATCGACTGGACCCAGCCCGCCGACCAGGTGTGGGCGCTGGTGCGCGCCTCGGGCGACCCGTACCCCGGCGCCTTTACGGTGCAGGGGGGCGAAACGCTGGTGGTGTGGGAGGCGGACCGGGTGCGGGACGACCGCTACTGGGGCCTTCCCGGCCAGGTGCAGGCGATGGACGAACGGGGGGTGCTGGTGCAGTGCGGCGACCGCGGCCACGTGCGGCTTCGGGTGGTGCAGCGGGGGGATGGCGAACGGGTGGACGCGCGAAAGGTGCTGCGGATGCACGAAAAGCTGGGGATGGACGGGGCGGCGCTGTTCGCGGCGCTTCCGGGGGAGCGGCGGGCATGA
- a CDS encoding PIG-L deacetylase family protein: MKGPLLVVAPHPDDEVLGAGGTIARLSAAGEDVYVVIVTKGFPPHWDEAFIARGRAEAAEAHRVLGVRETFFLDFPAAALDTVPHRDLNARMGEVFARVRPHTVLIPFVGDIHADHQLVFLSALVASRPSTAAPPRMVLAYETLSETNWNAPYLSPAFAPNVYVDVSDQLDTKVRAMECFGSQIKPFPHERSAEALRALATMRGCTVGVRAAEAFVLVRQVW, encoded by the coding sequence ATGAAGGGCCCGCTGCTGGTGGTGGCGCCGCACCCCGACGACGAGGTGCTGGGCGCCGGCGGCACCATCGCCCGACTCTCGGCCGCGGGCGAGGACGTGTACGTCGTCATCGTGACCAAGGGCTTTCCCCCGCACTGGGACGAGGCGTTCATCGCCCGGGGGCGCGCGGAGGCGGCGGAGGCGCACCGGGTGCTGGGCGTGCGGGAAACGTTCTTCCTGGACTTTCCCGCCGCGGCGCTCGATACGGTGCCGCACCGCGACCTGAACGCCCGGATGGGCGAGGTGTTCGCGCGGGTGCGGCCGCACACGGTGCTCATCCCCTTCGTGGGCGACATCCACGCCGACCACCAGCTGGTGTTCCTGTCGGCCCTGGTCGCGTCGCGCCCCTCCACCGCCGCGCCGCCGCGGATGGTGCTGGCGTACGAGACGCTCTCCGAAACCAACTGGAACGCGCCGTACCTGTCGCCGGCCTTTGCGCCGAACGTGTACGTGGACGTGTCGGACCAGCTGGACACCAAGGTGCGCGCCATGGAGTGCTTCGGGTCGCAGATCAAGCCCTTTCCGCACGAGCGCTCGGCCGAGGCGCTGCGGGCGCTGGCGACGATGCGCGGGTGCACCGTGGGCGTGCGCGCGGCCGAGGCGTTCGTGCTGGTGCGCCAGGTCTGGTGA
- a CDS encoding acetyltransferase codes for MTDFLVWGGGGHGKVVADLVRAAGHRLAGFVDRDPAKRGKVVEPGGATVVADEDELLDAIRRAAPLPAGAGAVALAVGDNAQRARCLAALGDTPCPPLVHPTATVSPSATLGRGTVVFPRVVVNAAARVGEAVIVNTAAVVEHDCVVGHGAHLSPMSSLCGNVHVGHRGWIGAGATVVPGVRIGDDARVGAGAVAVRDVPEGATVAGVPARPLVRTSNDQPT; via the coding sequence GTGACCGACTTCCTGGTGTGGGGGGGCGGGGGCCACGGCAAGGTGGTGGCCGACCTGGTGCGCGCCGCCGGCCACCGGCTGGCGGGGTTCGTGGACCGCGACCCCGCCAAGCGCGGCAAGGTGGTGGAGCCCGGCGGCGCCACGGTCGTGGCGGATGAAGACGAGCTGCTGGACGCCATCCGCCGCGCGGCCCCGCTTCCCGCGGGGGCCGGCGCCGTGGCCCTGGCCGTGGGCGACAACGCGCAGCGCGCGCGCTGCCTGGCGGCGCTGGGCGACACGCCGTGTCCCCCGCTGGTGCATCCCACGGCCACGGTGAGCCCCTCGGCGACCCTCGGGCGGGGGACGGTGGTCTTTCCCCGCGTGGTGGTGAACGCCGCCGCGCGCGTGGGCGAAGCGGTGATCGTGAACACCGCCGCCGTGGTGGAGCACGACTGCGTGGTGGGCCACGGGGCGCACCTGTCGCCCATGTCGTCGCTGTGCGGAAACGTGCACGTGGGCCACCGCGGCTGGATCGGCGCGGGGGCCACGGTGGTCCCGGGAGTCCGCATCGGCGACGACGCGCGGGTGGGGGCCGGCGCCGTGGCGGTCCGCGACGTGCCGGAAGGGGCCACGGTGGCCGGCGTGCCGGCCCGGCCGCTGGTCCGAACGAGCAACGATCAACCAACGTGA
- a CDS encoding aminotransferase class I/II-fold pyridoxal phosphate-dependent enzyme — translation MSDVPPRILLSTPHMSGREQAYVADAFASNWIAPLGPHVDAFEAEFARTVGSRHAAALSSGTAALHLALQLAGVRPDDEVLVSSLTFSASVNPIAYLGARPAFIDSEARSWNMDPALLEQALEDRARAGRLPAAVVVVHLYGQSADLHPIVDACARYGVPLVEDAAEALGATYHGRAPGTFGQSGIFSFNGNKVITTSGGGMLVSDDDALVAHARKLATQARDPAPHYEHSEIGYNYRLSNVLAAIGRAQLEVLEERVLARRAVFEFYRQALAGVPGLRWMPEAPWGRHSRWLTCLTVDPAEFGADREMLRLALEAHGIEARPVWKPMHLQPVFAGLPTWGGDVARDLFEHGLCLPSGSNLRETELERVAEVVRAASPSARRNPARVPAAR, via the coding sequence ATGTCCGACGTGCCGCCCCGCATCCTCCTGTCCACCCCCCACATGAGCGGGCGTGAGCAGGCGTACGTGGCCGACGCCTTCGCCAGCAACTGGATCGCCCCCCTGGGCCCGCACGTGGACGCCTTCGAGGCCGAGTTCGCCCGCACCGTGGGCTCTCGCCACGCGGCGGCGCTGAGCTCGGGGACGGCGGCGCTTCACCTGGCGCTGCAGCTGGCCGGGGTGCGGCCGGACGACGAGGTGCTGGTGAGCTCGCTGACCTTTTCGGCCAGCGTGAACCCCATCGCCTACCTCGGCGCGCGCCCGGCGTTCATCGACAGCGAGGCGCGGTCGTGGAACATGGACCCGGCCCTGCTGGAGCAGGCGCTGGAAGACCGCGCCCGCGCCGGGCGGCTCCCCGCGGCGGTGGTGGTGGTGCACCTGTACGGGCAGAGCGCCGACCTGCACCCCATCGTGGACGCCTGCGCGCGCTACGGGGTGCCGCTGGTGGAAGACGCGGCCGAGGCGCTGGGTGCCACCTACCACGGGCGGGCGCCGGGCACCTTCGGGCAGTCGGGGATCTTTTCGTTCAACGGCAACAAGGTGATCACCACCTCGGGCGGCGGCATGCTGGTGTCCGACGACGACGCCCTGGTGGCCCACGCCCGCAAGCTGGCCACGCAGGCCCGCGACCCGGCCCCGCACTACGAGCACTCCGAGATCGGCTACAACTACCGCCTGAGCAACGTGCTGGCGGCCATCGGGCGCGCGCAGCTGGAGGTGCTGGAGGAGCGGGTGCTGGCGCGCCGCGCCGTGTTCGAGTTCTACCGCCAGGCGCTGGCCGGCGTCCCCGGGCTGCGGTGGATGCCCGAGGCACCGTGGGGCCGGCACAGCCGCTGGCTCACCTGCCTGACGGTGGACCCCGCCGAGTTCGGCGCCGACCGCGAGATGCTTCGGCTGGCGCTGGAGGCCCACGGCATCGAGGCCCGGCCGGTGTGGAAGCCCATGCACCTGCAGCCGGTGTTCGCCGGGCTTCCCACCTGGGGCGGCGACGTGGCGCGCGACCTGTTCGAACACGGGCTGTGCCTGCCCTCGGGCAGCAACCTGCGCGAAACCGAGCTGGAGCGCGTGGCGGAGGTGGTGCGCGCCGCCTCGCCGTCGGCGCGGCGGAACCCGGCTCGCGTGCCGGCCGCGCGCTGA
- a CDS encoding glycosyltransferase family 4 protein, which produces MPITVLALVDYYLPGYKAGGPLRTLANMVEQLAGSVRFRVVTRDRDCGDDQPYPGVPAGAWQEVGGAQVLYLAPGQLGPAGLRRALAGPYDVLYLNSLFSPRLTLAPLLLRRAGGIPRRPVVLAPRGELHPGAMGTGSWGRALPRAVDARFPSPRNLKKRGYIATARGLGLLDGVVWQASSEEERADILRHAGPGATVRVAPDLSAAPVPVASAGRAEKRAGELRAAFLSRIAPKKNLDGALRMLRGVRGRVRLDVYGPVEDGAYWDGCQALIAGLPPGVSVHHHGSVAHERVPAVLAESDVLLFPTHGENFGHVIVEAMVQGCPVLISDQTPWRGLEARRAGWDLPLDGPEAFTRALQRLADMDAQEHGGWRAGAAEFGRQRSVDPGAVAANRALFEYASSLGARR; this is translated from the coding sequence ATGCCGATCACCGTGCTGGCGCTGGTGGACTACTACCTGCCCGGCTACAAGGCGGGCGGGCCGCTGCGCACGCTCGCCAACATGGTGGAGCAGCTGGCGGGCTCGGTCCGGTTCCGCGTGGTGACCCGCGACCGCGACTGCGGCGACGACCAGCCGTACCCCGGCGTGCCCGCCGGCGCCTGGCAGGAGGTGGGCGGGGCCCAGGTCCTGTACCTGGCTCCCGGCCAGCTTGGCCCCGCCGGCCTTCGCCGCGCGCTGGCCGGCCCGTACGACGTGCTGTACCTGAACAGCCTGTTCTCGCCGCGGCTCACCCTGGCGCCCCTGCTGCTGCGCCGTGCGGGGGGGATCCCGCGCCGCCCGGTGGTGCTGGCCCCGCGGGGCGAGCTGCACCCCGGCGCCATGGGCACGGGAAGCTGGGGGCGCGCGCTGCCGCGGGCGGTGGACGCCCGTTTCCCCTCGCCGCGCAACCTCAAGAAGCGGGGGTACATCGCCACCGCGCGCGGGCTGGGGCTGCTGGACGGCGTGGTGTGGCAGGCGTCCAGCGAAGAGGAGCGCGCCGACATCCTGCGGCACGCCGGCCCCGGGGCCACGGTGCGGGTGGCACCCGACCTTTCCGCCGCGCCGGTCCCGGTGGCTTCGGCCGGGCGGGCGGAAAAGCGGGCGGGGGAGCTGCGCGCCGCGTTCCTGTCCCGCATCGCTCCCAAGAAGAACCTGGACGGGGCGCTGCGGATGCTCCGGGGCGTGCGGGGGCGCGTGCGGCTGGACGTGTACGGCCCCGTGGAGGACGGGGCGTACTGGGACGGGTGCCAGGCGCTGATCGCCGGCCTGCCCCCCGGCGTTTCCGTGCACCACCATGGGTCCGTGGCGCATGAGCGCGTGCCGGCGGTGCTCGCCGAAAGCGACGTGCTGTTGTTTCCCACGCACGGCGAAAACTTCGGCCACGTCATCGTCGAGGCGATGGTGCAGGGGTGTCCGGTGCTGATCAGCGACCAGACGCCGTGGCGAGGGCTGGAGGCCCGCCGGGCCGGCTGGGACCTGCCGCTGGACGGCCCCGAAGCGTTCACGCGGGCCCTGCAGCGCCTCGCCGACATGGACGCCCAGGAGCACGGCGGGTGGCGCGCGGGCGCGGCGGAATTCGGCCGGCAGCGCAGCGTGGACCCCGGCGCGGTCGCCGCCAACCGCGCCCTGTTCGAATACGCGTCGTCGCTCGGCGCGCGGCGCTGA
- a CDS encoding cupin domain-containing protein: protein MHEPSSATPFVQPKIVDKPWGREVWYAHEDRYAGKVLEVTAGHALSLQKHERKQETMLLQSGRLRFHFNGADYEMTPGQCITVRPGDVHRMEALEDSVLLEVSTPELDDVIRLEDRYGRS, encoded by the coding sequence ATGCATGAGCCATCGTCGGCCACCCCCTTCGTGCAGCCCAAGATCGTCGACAAGCCCTGGGGGCGAGAAGTCTGGTACGCGCACGAAGACCGCTACGCGGGGAAGGTGCTGGAGGTCACGGCCGGACACGCGCTCTCGCTGCAGAAGCACGAGCGCAAGCAGGAAACGATGCTGCTGCAGAGCGGCCGCCTGCGCTTTCACTTCAACGGCGCCGATTACGAGATGACCCCGGGGCAGTGCATCACCGTGCGCCCGGGCGACGTTCACCGCATGGAGGCGCTGGAAGACTCGGTGCTGCTGGAAGTGAGCACCCCCGAGCTGGACGACGTGATCCGGCTCGAAGACCGCTACGGGCGTTCGTGA
- a CDS encoding NAD-dependent epimerase/dehydratase family protein gives MRFVVTGGAGFIGGHVCGRLLAAGHEVVCVDSFDDFYDPAVKRRTADGLSSFPGFTLVTADIRDQPALREGVRAAGVRPGSVACIVHLAARAGVRPSIEDPVLYSQVNLDGTACMLELARELNVGAFIFGSSSSVYGDRAEVPFREDDAAAAPISPYAATKRAGELMCHAYAHLYGLSVLCLRFFTVYGPRQRPDLAIHKFARLMAAGEPIPFFGDGSTRRDYTYVDDIVQGVEGAIRFALANPGCFEVVNLGESDTVTLSRLVELLSASLGVNAVLRRLPAQPGDVERTCADITRARELLGYAPTTRIEEGIPKFVEWLRAQPKG, from the coding sequence ATGAGGTTCGTCGTTACCGGCGGCGCGGGGTTCATCGGCGGCCACGTCTGCGGGCGGCTGCTGGCCGCCGGCCACGAGGTGGTCTGCGTCGACAGCTTCGACGACTTCTACGACCCCGCGGTGAAGCGCCGCACGGCCGACGGCCTCTCCTCGTTTCCCGGGTTCACGCTGGTGACGGCGGACATCCGCGACCAGCCGGCGCTCCGCGAAGGCGTGCGGGCGGCGGGTGTCCGCCCGGGATCCGTCGCCTGCATCGTGCACCTGGCCGCGCGTGCCGGGGTCCGCCCGTCCATCGAGGATCCCGTGCTGTACTCCCAGGTGAACCTCGACGGCACGGCATGCATGCTGGAGCTGGCCCGCGAGCTGAACGTGGGCGCGTTCATCTTTGGGTCCAGCTCCAGCGTGTACGGCGACCGCGCCGAGGTGCCGTTTCGTGAAGACGACGCGGCGGCGGCGCCCATCTCGCCGTACGCGGCCACCAAGCGTGCCGGCGAGCTGATGTGCCACGCCTACGCGCACCTGTACGGGCTGTCGGTGCTGTGCCTGCGGTTCTTCACCGTGTACGGCCCGCGCCAGCGGCCGGACCTGGCGATCCACAAGTTCGCCCGGCTGATGGCGGCGGGCGAGCCCATTCCGTTCTTCGGCGACGGGTCCACGCGGCGGGACTACACCTACGTCGACGACATCGTGCAGGGGGTGGAGGGGGCCATCCGCTTCGCGCTGGCCAACCCGGGGTGCTTCGAGGTGGTCAACCTGGGCGAAAGCGACACCGTCACCCTGTCGCGGCTGGTGGAGCTGCTGTCCGCGTCGCTGGGGGTGAATGCCGTCCTGCGGCGTCTTCCCGCGCAGCCGGGCGACGTGGAGCGGACCTGCGCCGACATCACCCGCGCGCGCGAGCTGCTGGGATACGCGCCGACGACGCGGATCGAAGAGGGCATTCCGAAGTTCGTGGAGTGGCTACGCGCGCAGCCGAAGGGCTGA
- a CDS encoding glycosyltransferase family 2 protein: MAVERRAGPTSGECAGAAAGPERGSAAPRIAVCIATFRRPEGLAALLASLGRLTFARQQPRVFVVVSDNDARESARTTAAAAAPHLPWDLHYVVEPERNISRARNRAVSRALEVGTDFVAFVDDDETVCADWLDELLDAQACFGADAVQGRVIPCFAPGTPAWLADAPAFAVSPPPRGTLVPVASTNNVLVVARLLVGDRPFDPAFGISGGEDSFFFLRAAREGARIVAAPGAVTREHIGPARARAGWVLRRSFRVGNTALRCEYALPARRRAVARRLAWATVRLGVSAALLPASPLLGRAGVLRALSAVGYGLGCWAALGGYSYLEYRDVVR, encoded by the coding sequence ATGGCTGTGGAGCGGCGGGCCGGTCCTACCTCCGGAGAGTGCGCGGGCGCGGCGGCGGGCCCGGAGCGCGGTTCCGCCGCTCCCCGCATCGCCGTGTGCATCGCCACGTTCCGCCGCCCCGAAGGGCTGGCCGCGCTGCTTGCCAGCCTGGGCCGGCTCACCTTCGCCCGCCAGCAGCCCCGGGTCTTCGTGGTCGTTTCCGACAACGACGCACGGGAGTCCGCGCGCACCACCGCCGCCGCCGCCGCCCCCCATCTCCCGTGGGATCTTCACTACGTCGTGGAGCCCGAGCGCAACATCTCCCGCGCGCGGAACCGCGCCGTCAGCCGCGCCCTGGAGGTGGGTACGGATTTCGTGGCGTTCGTCGACGACGACGAAACGGTCTGCGCCGACTGGCTCGACGAGCTGCTGGATGCCCAGGCCTGCTTCGGGGCCGACGCGGTGCAGGGAAGGGTGATCCCCTGCTTTGCGCCCGGCACCCCCGCGTGGCTGGCGGACGCGCCGGCGTTCGCGGTGTCGCCGCCCCCCCGCGGCACCCTGGTTCCCGTGGCGTCTACGAACAACGTCCTCGTCGTCGCCCGGCTCCTGGTCGGGGACAGGCCGTTCGACCCCGCCTTCGGAATTTCCGGGGGCGAGGACTCGTTCTTCTTTCTGCGTGCGGCACGCGAAGGGGCGCGGATCGTGGCCGCGCCCGGGGCGGTCACCCGCGAGCACATCGGTCCCGCGCGGGCCCGCGCCGGCTGGGTGCTCCGGCGCTCGTTCCGGGTGGGGAACACCGCCCTGCGCTGCGAGTACGCCCTCCCGGCCCGCCGGCGGGCGGTGGCCCGGCGGCTGGCCTGGGCCACCGTTCGGCTCGGGGTATCGGCGGCGCTGCTTCCCGCCTCGCCGCTCCTGGGCAGGGCCGGCGTGCTGCGGGCCCTCTCGGCCGTGGGCTACGGGCTGGGGTGCTGGGCCGCCCTGGGGGGGTACAGCTACCTCGAATACCGCGACGTGGTCCGCTGA
- a CDS encoding oligosaccharide flippase family protein: MRPAFPPPRAAPAGRLPRWLPPGSNRRGIAYTLAGAGIPAALALAAIPRIASGLGPERFGVLILAWTAIGYAAFLQLGLGRAVARHASADRRRDSRVLAPVVWTALAISGALGAAAAGALFVFAATIARGIHVPPAMVPEAASAFRLLALALPFTVTAPVLGGVLEARRRFGLVNAVAMPTAALTYLGPVAALAVAPGLVPVVGVLCAARLGSWCALAAICVREIPRLRTPRTHRRLVKPLLAYGGWATVSAIVSPLLVYLDRFVVAAMASAAAAAYYGTGQEVALRLGIASGAVVTVLFPAFAAVPRRDGARLGQLLERGVAAVALLVLPLSLLLAAFAGDLLRLWVGPEYAAEGEAVLAWLAAGLLVNGLAKVPSTLLQAVGRPDLTAWLHLAELPLFVAVLGALVWRWGIEGAAVAWLARVSVDCVALFWVVGGRIPETRRAALAAAAVGMGGAGAIAALRLLPGPGERGLLLAAIACAFAVAWLGRGRLFGPIPDLFPGRDG, from the coding sequence ATGCGTCCCGCGTTCCCGCCGCCGCGGGCCGCTCCCGCCGGGCGGCTCCCGCGCTGGCTTCCGCCGGGCTCCAACCGGCGGGGCATCGCCTACACCCTCGCGGGCGCCGGCATCCCCGCCGCCCTCGCCCTCGCCGCCATCCCGCGGATCGCCTCGGGGCTGGGCCCGGAGCGCTTCGGCGTCCTGATCCTGGCCTGGACCGCCATCGGCTACGCCGCCTTCCTGCAGCTGGGGCTGGGGCGCGCCGTGGCGAGGCACGCCTCGGCCGACCGGCGCCGGGACTCGCGGGTGCTGGCCCCCGTGGTGTGGACGGCCCTGGCCATCAGCGGCGCCCTGGGCGCCGCCGCGGCCGGGGCCCTCTTCGTCTTCGCCGCCACGATCGCACGCGGCATCCACGTGCCTCCCGCCATGGTGCCTGAAGCGGCCTCCGCCTTTCGGCTGCTGGCGCTGGCGCTCCCCTTTACGGTCACCGCGCCGGTGCTGGGGGGCGTGCTGGAGGCGCGCCGCCGCTTCGGCCTGGTGAACGCCGTGGCCATGCCCACCGCGGCGCTGACCTACCTGGGCCCCGTGGCCGCGCTGGCCGTGGCCCCGGGGCTGGTGCCCGTGGTGGGCGTCCTGTGCGCGGCGCGGCTGGGCAGCTGGTGCGCCCTGGCCGCGATCTGCGTGCGCGAGATCCCCCGCCTGCGCACCCCGCGCACGCACCGGAGGCTGGTGAAGCCGCTGCTGGCCTACGGGGGCTGGGCCACGGTGAGCGCCATCGTATCGCCGCTGCTGGTGTACCTGGACCGGTTCGTGGTGGCCGCCATGGCATCCGCCGCCGCGGCCGCGTACTACGGCACCGGCCAGGAGGTTGCGCTACGGCTGGGGATCGCCTCGGGGGCCGTGGTGACGGTGCTCTTCCCCGCCTTCGCGGCCGTTCCCCGCCGCGACGGCGCACGGCTCGGCCAGCTGCTGGAGCGCGGGGTGGCGGCGGTGGCGCTGCTCGTTCTTCCGCTGTCGCTGCTGCTGGCCGCGTTCGCGGGCGACCTGCTCAGGCTGTGGGTAGGGCCGGAATACGCCGCGGAGGGCGAGGCGGTGCTGGCCTGGCTGGCCGCGGGGCTGCTGGTGAACGGGCTGGCCAAGGTGCCTTCCACCCTGCTGCAGGCCGTCGGGCGGCCGGACCTCACCGCCTGGCTGCACCTGGCCGAGCTGCCGCTGTTCGTGGCCGTGCTGGGTGCCTTGGTGTGGCGGTGGGGGATCGAGGGGGCCGCCGTGGCCTGGCTGGCACGGGTGAGCGTGGATTGCGTGGCGCTCTTCTGGGTGGTCGGCGGCCGCATCCCGGAAACGCGCCGGGCCGCGCTCGCCGCCGCCGCCGTTGGGATGGGCGGCGCCGGGGCGATCGCCGCGCTGCGGCTTCTGCCCGGTCCCGGGGAGCGCGGGCTGCTCCTGGCCGCGATCGCCTGCGCATTCGCGGTGGCGTGGCTGGGCCGGGGGCGCCTTTTCGGACCCATCCCGGACCTCTTTCCCGGCCGGGACGGGTGA
- a CDS encoding glycosyltransferase, protein MRVTLLSSNVSLNSMARAQLLAELLSRDFEVQVLGTAFGDGVWEPARGGPVPVESVPGGRWPGYASTVSTLLAKIRGDVVYAVKPLFASFGVALLHRRRSGAPVVLDIDDDELSFRPAGSVRQPRRCAVNVGHPDGRAWTRAMLARTGRAERLTVAGEALQARYGGTLVPHAKDTARLQPRPEWRERARARLGAGARPVVMFMGTPRVYSGVEDAAEAVRRMRHAADLVVAGGDPADPFLRSLKAALPGVAFHPPYRLDEVPLLLEAADVVVVPQRMHPQSAMQVPSKLLDAMAMARPAVGTAVSDIPAMLAGGRGLVVPPSDPAALAAALDAVLDAPEAARDMGLRARRWCERHASYDAVRATLRGVIEDAAARRTV, encoded by the coding sequence ATGCGGGTGACGCTGCTTTCGTCGAACGTGTCGCTGAACTCCATGGCCCGCGCCCAGCTGCTGGCCGAGCTCCTGTCGCGCGACTTCGAGGTGCAGGTGCTGGGCACCGCCTTCGGCGACGGGGTGTGGGAGCCGGCGCGCGGCGGGCCGGTGCCGGTGGAAAGCGTGCCCGGGGGCCGCTGGCCGGGGTACGCGTCCACCGTCTCCACCCTGCTGGCGAAAATCCGCGGCGACGTGGTGTACGCGGTGAAGCCCCTGTTCGCCAGCTTCGGCGTGGCGCTGCTCCATCGCCGCCGGTCGGGGGCGCCCGTGGTGCTGGACATCGACGACGACGAGCTTTCGTTCCGCCCCGCGGGCTCGGTGCGGCAGCCGCGGCGGTGTGCGGTGAACGTGGGCCACCCCGACGGCCGGGCCTGGACGCGCGCCATGCTGGCCCGGACGGGGCGGGCGGAGCGGCTCACGGTGGCGGGGGAGGCGCTGCAGGCCCGTTACGGGGGAACGCTGGTGCCGCACGCCAAGGACACCGCCCGGCTCCAGCCGCGCCCCGAGTGGAGGGAGCGGGCGCGGGCGCGGCTGGGCGCCGGCGCACGGCCGGTGGTGATGTTCATGGGCACCCCGCGGGTGTACAGCGGGGTGGAAGACGCGGCCGAGGCGGTGCGGCGAATGCGGCACGCCGCCGATCTCGTGGTGGCCGGCGGCGATCCGGCGGACCCGTTCCTGCGGTCGCTGAAGGCGGCGCTCCCCGGCGTCGCCTTCCACCCGCCGTACCGGCTGGACGAGGTGCCCCTGCTGCTGGAGGCCGCGGACGTGGTGGTGGTGCCCCAGCGGATGCACCCGCAGTCGGCCATGCAGGTGCCCAGCAAGCTGCTGGACGCCATGGCCATGGCCCGCCCCGCGGTGGGGACCGCCGTTTCCGACATTCCCGCGATGCTGGCCGGGGGGCGGGGGCTGGTGGTGCCGCCGTCCGATCCCGCCGCCCTGGCGGCGGCGCTGGACGCCGTGCTGGACGCGCCCGAGGCCGCGCGCGACATGGGCCTGCGCGCCCGGCGCTGGTGCGAGCGGCACGCCAGCTACGACGCAGTCCGGGCCACGCTCCGCGGCGTCATCGAGGACGCCGCCGCCCGCCGAACCGTCTGA
- a CDS encoding tyrosine-protein phosphatase — protein MIDFHSHLVPAVDDGAATLDESRQALARMRDAGVTALVTTPHFQASATEHPGRLAAEMEALDRGWRELSELAAAEFPALRVERGVELMLDSPRPVLDDPRLRLAGTRFVLVEFPFQGVPPGAARVLFDLKVAGWLPIVAHPERYPQVGEGLAGPEEWRRVGAALQVNWGSLAGRYGPGPQRVAWALLNRGWADYLSSDHHARGRLGVGSAREMLLARGGQEQLRILSEVNPARMLAGEPPEEVPPLPERPGFWRRLLGRRADG, from the coding sequence ATGATCGACTTCCATTCGCACCTGGTTCCCGCCGTCGACGACGGGGCCGCCACGCTCGACGAATCGCGCCAGGCGCTGGCGCGCATGCGCGACGCCGGGGTGACCGCCCTGGTGACCACGCCCCACTTCCAGGCGTCGGCGACGGAGCATCCCGGCCGCCTGGCCGCGGAGATGGAGGCGCTGGACCGGGGGTGGCGGGAGCTGTCGGAGCTGGCCGCGGCCGAGTTTCCCGCGCTCCGGGTGGAGCGGGGGGTGGAGCTGATGCTCGACTCGCCCCGCCCGGTGCTCGACGATCCGCGGCTGCGGCTGGCGGGCACGCGGTTCGTGCTGGTGGAGTTCCCCTTCCAGGGCGTTCCGCCCGGCGCCGCGCGCGTGCTGTTCGACCTGAAGGTGGCGGGGTGGCTTCCCATCGTGGCGCACCCGGAGCGGTATCCGCAGGTGGGGGAGGGGCTGGCCGGCCCGGAGGAGTGGCGCAGGGTGGGGGCGGCCCTGCAGGTGAACTGGGGATCGCTGGCGGGGCGGTACGGCCCGGGGCCGCAGCGGGTCGCATGGGCCCTGTTGAACCGCGGCTGGGCGGACTACCTGTCGAGCGACCACCACGCGCGCGGACGCCTGGGCGTGGGCTCCGCGCGGGAGATGCTCCTGGCCCGGGGGGGGCAGGAGCAGCTGCGGATCCTTTCCGAGGTGAACCCGGCCCGGATGCTGGCCGGCGAGCCCCCGGAGGAGGTGCCTCCGCTGCCGGAGCGCCCGGGCTTCTGGCGGCGGCTCCTGGGGCGGAGGGCCGACGGCTAG